In Salmonella enterica subsp. enterica serovar Typhimurium str. LT2, a single window of DNA contains:
- the wcaB gene encoding putative acyl transferase (in colanic acid gene cluster; similar to E. coli putative transferase (AAC75119.1); Blastp hit to AAC75119.1 (162 aa), 91% identity in aa 1 - 160), protein MLEDLRANSWSLRPCCMVLAYRIAHFCSVWRKKNVLNNLWAAPVLVLYRVITECLFGYEIQAAATIGRRFTIHHGYAVVINKHVVAGDDFTIRHGVTIGNRGADSLACPVIGNGVELGANVILLGDITIGNHVTIGAGSVVLDSIPDHALVVGEKARVKVST, encoded by the coding sequence ATGCTGGAAGACTTACGCGCGAATAGCTGGAGCTTACGCCCCTGTTGCATGGTGCTGGCCTACCGTATCGCTCATTTTTGTTCCGTCTGGCGCAAAAAGAATGTGCTGAATAATCTGTGGGCCGCGCCGGTGCTGGTGCTGTATCGCGTGATCACGGAATGCCTGTTCGGGTATGAAATCCAGGCCGCCGCGACCATTGGTCGGCGGTTCACTATCCATCATGGTTACGCGGTAGTGATCAACAAACATGTCGTCGCCGGCGACGATTTTACCATTCGCCACGGCGTCACCATTGGCAATCGCGGCGCGGACAGCCTGGCTTGTCCGGTGATTGGTAACGGCGTTGAGCTGGGGGCGAATGTCATCCTGCTTGGCGATATTACTATCGGTAATCACGTCACGATTGGCGCGGGTAGCGTGGTGCTTGACAGTATTCCGGATCATGCGCTGGTGGTGGGAGAAAAAGCACGGGTGAAGGTCAGCACATGA